Genomic DNA from Setaria italica strain Yugu1 chromosome V, Setaria_italica_v2.0, whole genome shotgun sequence:
GCATGAATAGCACCAACTAATCAGAAGTATTAGTAGCGATTAGACTGGAATGTGAATGTAGAATGTGCTGGTATCAATATAATGGTTTATATCCACAGGATAGATTAGCTATGTTACAGATCACAATAGGTGCAGCAGAAAAATTACTTCAAAATTGTGCCCTATACTGTTTGTTAGCATTGTGGCACACCTGTTATTGACACAGTTTTTAGTAAAAATTTTATCACATATCTAGCAGATGGTTTGTCGATCACAAAAGGTGTGGCAACAAAGCAAGGCACCAAATGCTACTGATGTGCTATAAATTTTGCAGGACATTTGTTATCATTGTTTACAGATAATGGAAGAAAGTATCCTGGCCTCAGCATCGATTTGTTATCATTGTTCTTATATAAATGGAAAATGAACCGAAACATGAGGGGGAAAGGAACATGttcttattcttcttttttttttgcatgcgaGTAGTAAGGAGCAAAGAATAAGGTTTTGAAACCACCCTATAGTAACAGAGTAATGAACTTTATGAGGCTGCTAATGCATCAGTCTAGAGGCAATATAGGATATCGAGCAGAACTCTGGCAGAGGAAACACACCCATCCACCTGCTGCTCTGATCCGCTTGACCTCTTCAAGGGACGTTTTGTTGTTCCCGTATGGTCGATGAGAGCCGGTCAAAGCTTCAGGTCTTCCATCACGGGATATCACCTGCTAATCAAGATATAAAACTACCTTGTCATCATCACCAGAAAAGTAAGTTGTGGAGTCCTATTTTCACTTGAGAGGCATAACAACAGCATGATACTAGACAGGTAGAGAGAAATGTCGGTACCAAGCAAGAGTCCCCAATGTGCGAAACAACAAGGACATCGTTCCTGAGAAACATGGCCGTGGCCGTCGCGCCAGAGTCGTCGTCCTTCTCCATTTGCTCGAGCCTGAAGGGAAGCAAAAGCATAACAACATGTATAAACAAGCAGCAAGGAATTGACAAGCCAAAAGAGAAGGCAAGAAAAAACTATCCTACAAACTAGGAGCCTGACCAGGTGGAGAGCTTGGCGTCCACCGCAGCGAAGGCACGTTGGATGGAATCCGTAATGGCCTCGAGATTCTTGGTACTGAGTACCTTGCCACCGTCCAACGCCGCCGCGCACTCCTTGTACAGCTCGTCCCTGAACCGCCACGACCGTGAGCAAAGCAGCCAGGACGGAACTGCATTTAATTGGGTAAAAAAATAGTAAGGCAGTGGGTTGGGGGCGTGCCTGAGGAACTTGACGGCGGAGAAGCCAGCGTGGCCATCGAATACGGCAGCGAAGGAGAAGCCGTCGAGGAGGCAGCCCGTGCGGAGCACGACCTCGTCCTCCATCTCGTCGCGGGCGCCCTGCAGCTTGGCGCTGCCCCACTTGATGGCCTCCAGCTCCGACGACGGGGGCCCcgcggccgccacgccgcccgctgccgtcGCCTGGCACCGCGCGCCACGGCCGCAGCACCGGATCCCGACTGCGGctgtggcggcgccggcgccggcggtgaagGTGGAGGGCGGCAGCCGCGGCACGCGCGGGCTCAGCAGCGCCATTTTCGATTTGATCGTGCGCGGCGCTGGAGTTCGGTCGGGGAGGGATAAGAGGCGAGCGGCACCGCACACGAAATTTGCGTCTGCGGCGGAGGCTGCACCGTGGGTCTGCCACGTCACGTCGTTCGCTGCTAATCACTCGCTCTCTCCTGTCCAAAACACTCGTAGTCAGTCGACACCAGCGGCGACCTGGGGTAGTACAGGCACCTGCAATGCAACGTTCCTGCAGTACACACGTACCGTGATCTCATCTCGTACGGGTTACCCTTCTCTCTTCTCTGTCGAGAGTTGAAACAAGTTTATTTAGGGCGCTACTTTGGTAGCGCTTTTTAAAGTGATTCGTCATCGATTTTGGTTGAAATTCTACTGAAGGAACAACTTCAAAATACCTCTATCACCGAAGTCGAGAAGAAGGCACAAAACAGCTTACACTAAGGTCCTATTTGATAGAGCTCCAGCTCCTGCCAAAATAGCTCCGGCTCCTCTGGTGGAATGGCTTCTCTAGTGGAGCTGAAGTCGTTTTGGAAAACATCAGGTAAACCAGCTTTACAATGACAATATGGGTAATTTTATGGTCAATTAATACTTGGAGAGGGAGGaaaagccggtgaagccactatTTTGTGCTCCTTTTCTTAGTTTTCTTAGTATTAGCCGTTTTGTAGCTTCTCCCCGGCTTCGGTGGTGGAGCcattttgaagttgctcttttGGTAGGGGCTCCACCAAAAGTTGGTGGAGAAGCATTTTGAGAAGTCCTACCAAAAGACCCTAAAGAATCCATGTTGCCATTAATTACAAAAAAGTAGCTTCACcgacttcttctccctctcaagTATTAATTGACTACAAGTATCCATGTTACCATTGAGAAGCTATTTTACCTAACATTTTTCAAAACAACTTCAACTTCACTAGAGAAGTCACTCCACCAAAAGAGTCAGAGCTAGAGCCATTTTGGCAGgagctggagccctaccaaatggGATCTTACAGTTGAATGGTACGACTAGCGGCTTGCGAGAAAGTAAGAAGAGTTGTTCAGTATTGAATCTCACCCATCTTTATTTACCTTAAATTCTCGATCGACTACTATTATTCTTTTAAACATAATTAGAAGTAATGCGCACAAATATGCACGGAAGCTCACCCTCATGGATAATACATGCACAAAACGTTACCACTATGAGCACCCTTAAGAAATTGAACCAGCAAATTTAAACTAGCGTCTTGATGTAGATGGACATGTCACCTGTCATAAAAATAGCATCGgttaatttttaaaataaatttagaaaaatacgaGCATATTGCCGAATCGAGAACTCGAAGCTAGGTGAGCAAGTTTTACCATAAAACCTCACTCACTATGTTACGCTCAGTTCGTTATTGAGAAATAACATTGAAGTGCGCAAAGCTGTCCAATCCAGCTCGTCAAACCTGCAAGCTGGTGTCTATTGAAGTCCACAGCAACCCAGAGTCCAAACCTAACTCAACCACGTACCATGTGTTAAGTGTTATTATGCTTCTCATAATCAATTTAAAATATAGATAAAATCTAACTATGTCTTGTCTCACACATCGGATCAAACTCTTCTTCACGTAATATGATCTTAGAGCATTGTTTGCTGCATGACTTAAAGCATTATTCTAGGTTTTCAAGCCAAAATTAATATAAAATACTAGCCTAATTGATGCGTACCGTGTCACTTACATATGTAAGTTGTAATACCCTCAACTTCAATTTTTGAATTTCTATATAGAACTATACTTTTATTACACATCGAAATCCAACTCTTATTCATTGGACCATCCCACACAACCCATATAATCCTAGAGTCTACAGATACACACAAGAATCCGTGTAACTCTCGAGATAAGTTTGTTTTATACCATAAGCATCTTCGAGAGATTGACTTTGTTGTTGATGAGCATGCCGCCGATAATGCTGATTAATAAATcttgaaataaatctagaaaagtatAACTACTTGTGCTGAGTCGAGTGCCCAAAATTGGTCAGACAAGTTCCACCATAAGCAATTTTACTAGCTGACCTTAGTTCACATAAATATTCATGTGTTGATCAATCTTTCCAACAAGTCGGTGTAGCTGATCTGCTACCTACATTGTTCATGTGCATGTGCTCATCTATCTTTCTAACTAGTTTTTATTCAAACTTAAATTTTGTATGGTCTTTTTATTTGAATTATACATTTGTAAGGATGTTATCGGCAACAGCTGTAACTCTTCCTGGTTAGAGTGCTTTGAGAAACTTTTTTATTGAGAGGAAGGCATGGGTTTTATTTGCTCTGGGAAGGAAAAATAAGCATGTTGGTCCTTCAACTTTGCAAAGAGTAGATTGATGAGCATCCGCACACTAGCAACTATGGGGAAATTGAGGATGGGAATATGGACCTAAGGGCAAGGTTGACTTTTTGGAATAGTCTCATGCCATTATGGACTATCACATCAGTATAAGGATGAGTTTGACCCTAAAACAATAGTTGAGGGACTATGTTGGCGGATTCAAAAGTTGAGTGGATGATTTGATCCTCAGGGAAAAATTAAGGGATCAAAACGCCTGCTTTCTGGGAAGAGTTCACATGTTACATTGTCGATACATGGAGGATCATGGACCCAAACCTGGTTGGAGTGCTGCTGTACGTCGGAGATGTCTCTTGGACCAAATACCCAACAGCAAGACTATTAGCCCGGAAAGCCCACGTCGTGGCCCAACAGCCGTTTTCTTGCCCACGTCCGCGCACACGGTGGTCGGTCGCCGGTTGGCTGAGAGATCGGCCGCGGCAACTGGTGAGGGATCCGCAGCTCCAagctaccaccaccaccgccgccgcagcggcgcaTGCAGCAGCCGGTGCGACGATGGGTGAGCGAGACGCGCTTCCGCCGCTGCCCCTTGCCCTCGGCCCGCCGCATCTGATTCCGCCGGCGCCCACCCGCGACCCCCGCGCCATCGCCTTCCTCCCCGACCTCGGTGGCCTCTCTTGGGTCGCCTACGCCGCCGGATCCTTCCTCGTAGTATCCCACATCCCTTCCCCTTATCGGGATGACACCAGCGACGGCGCTGGGGACGACGGCTGCTCCCCGTTCTTCCGCCAGGTCATAGACCTCCGCGCCCCAGTGTCCGCCGTTGCCTGGTGCGGCAGCGGGAGCGgagaggtcgccgccgccgcagacaACTCCGTCTCCATCTTCCAGCCGGCGCCCGCTGCCTCTTCCCCAGGTTTGCTCTTGCGAGCCAGCTCCTCCAATTTTCATCTCATCGTTAGCTGGCTTACGCGGTTGTTGTGTGGCACGGCTCAGTGTTTGGAGATTGGAACCTGCAGGTTCTTTTGGTTGGCTCCTGAGATGGTCTATCACCGAGACATTTGCCATTACTGCTGTGGCATGGACGAGTGCGGGCGATGGCATTGTGGCAGTTGGCGCAGGTGTTTCCATGTGGACCAGAGCCCAGTCCTCCTGGCAGCTCGCCTGGAGGTCTATTCCGAAGGTGCCACAATCCCTTGTCTCCACTACCCGGTTTGTGCAGGGCCCTGTCGCGACAGTCGAAACTGTTGCTCCGGCTCAGTGCAGTGTGCCTGTTCTTGTGTTTCTGAGTGATGCCAAAAGGGGCCTGGAGCAAGCCGAGCTTGTGCACCCGCAGCCTGTTTGCATGATCCAGTGGCGACCCTGTTCGTTGTGTTTCAGTGATCGGTCTGAGGTCAGGAGAGAGATTCTCATGACTTGCTGCTTAGATGGGACTGTCCGGCTTTGGAGTGAAGATGAGTTGGTCAAGTCGAAGAAGCAGCGTGGTTTGCAAATCTCATTCAGCGTCATTGCAGTAATTGAGGCGAACAACACTCTGAATGGAGTCCTTGGAGTTGATATTACTGTCAGATGGTCTATGGAATCTGGTAGTGTTGTTTCGAGAGATGAAGAAGGTAAATTCGAGTTGTTTTCAGGTGATTCGAGGGAGAGCCAAGTTGGCAAATGTGAGTGGCTTGTGAGTGTTGGACCAGGGCCTTGTGTTAACTTTTGGGCTATTCATTGTCTGGATGATGTATTTCCACCGAGGTACCCACGGGTTACTTCATGGAAACAGAGCAAACTGCTGGGTAGCTGGGGGGAGTCTTATGTTAAATCAGATCCTCAAAAATATTTAGAGCAGTCAATTTTTGTTGAGGCTGTCATGTCAAGAAGGCTATGTTCTGGCCCACCTACAACATGCTCTTTGCTTCATTTGCTGCCTGATGATTCGTTTGTTTGGTCAGCCTTATCCAACAGCCTGGTACCTGATTCTGGGACCCATGTTTCAAATGGGTCTGCTAATAGTTTCTCATGTTGTTTGAACAAACCTGTCAAACAAGATGGGCATAAGGGTAGCATCAGACAGGTGTCTGTCCATCCGTATTGCTGTGAAATAGAGCTAGCCGTTTCAATGGATTCAAACAGAATGTTATTTTTCTGGTCTCTGTCAACCTTTTCAACTCTCATACCGACGTTGAATGCACCTACATATCCTTTATGGAATCTTTTGTGCAAATTTGATTTGCGTAACATTTCTGAAGATGTGCAATACTCATGCTTGTGTTGGGCGCCTTCTGTTAGTCATGATAATAGATTTCTTGTCCTTGGAGGTGAAAGTGGAGCTGATTGTTTCATAGTTGGAATTAAGAAAGAGGTTCTTTCATGCCAGAGGATTTTCACAATCCCCTTCCTTGGAGAGAGAAATGTAGAAGTTCCACCTGACAGCATTCATACCATACCATTGGCTTCTAAATGTAGTGGGTGTTTTGCGAACAACAGCTTTCTAGTAGTATGCATATGGAGGAAGAGCTTCCAAGCTTTCTCATGGAAAGTAGTCTTGCATTCGGAAAATCAATTTGACAGTGGAAGATGTTCGTGTGGTTTTGATGAGAGCTCTCTTTCTATCACAAGCCAAGGGAGGCATGTAACTTGCTTTAACAACGAAACTTTTTCAGCAGTTGTTTATGAAGCTTCTTCAGTTTTTCCTTCTAGCCTGGAGGGAGAATATCCCACATGCATTTCTGTAGTGCCGCTGAACAATACTGTCTTGCCTATACAACATGAACCTTACAGAGCTGTTCCAGGTTATCATATTGCTACTGGGTGCTCTGATGGCACTGTGAAACTTTGGAAGATGTCTTGTGCAGATAACCCTTTGCAGACTGAGAAAGAGAGTCACATCTGGGAACTAGTAGGCATGTATGGTGCTCACCGAGGACCAGTTAGTATGGTTGTACTGTCAAGTTGTGGTAGAATTGTTACTGTTTGCAGAAATTTGAAGAAGAATAGCACCTCTATTCATATCTGGGAAGCAGTTAAACTCATCGGGGATGGCAGTTTTCTGCTAGAAGATGCACTAATATTGCAAGACTATATTGTTGGTATAGAGGGGCTATCCTTAGGTGATGGACGATTTCTACTGGCAGTTTGTCTACCTAATGAGCTGTGTATATATTCTCATAAGCATGCTTCTGTCCAGAATGTGCTGCACAATGACAATTCAAAAGAAGAGCATCTTTGGAGCTGTATTGCATTATCACACTCTCATCATGACATTGCTGGCTTTCTTTGGGGGCCAAAGGCAACTATCACGCTTGTTCATGAGAACCATCTTTCACTCTTCAGTTCATGGTTAGTAACAGGAGCTGATGAGTACACTACCCAGATACGTGCTTGCCCAATATATGTGCATGATATGTTACCATGCGCTAACAATTTCAATGAAACTGCTTTTGGTAAATTCAAGTTACCAGAAAATTACAACAGCGGGACTATTGGTAGCAACAGTGTCTTGCGAACAGACCAAGATGATAGTCACTGTTCTCATAGTTTATGGAACTTGTTGGATATAGCTGATAAACTGAGTGGACCTGTGGCATCGTATCACCCAAGAGCACTTGTACAGTATCTTTATTCAGGTGTGGGTTTTCTGTATTTACCTTAAATATTTTCTCTCTCAATCTGCATTGATCGCAAGCTTTGTTAATATCATAGGAGATGGACTCCTGTTTTTTAAGACTCCATCCAATAAAAAAATAAGTGACATTTGGGGTGCGTGCACAAAACTTCCTTTTTTAAGATTTAGTCATAGATGTGTCTCTGAATACTTAGATTGGACATATGCAGATGGTAATATAGATTTACATGGGAAAGTACTATCGTACTATTATAATTTTACTAGGTTGTCTAAATATGACAAATTAGAAACTAGTAGCCATAGTTGTGGTTTTGAGACTGTTGTATTGCCCAGTAGAGTATCAGGCAAGATGGTAAATGTCTTTAGTGCTACTTTAATGAGTTTCAAGATGTCAGCATTAACCGCTGTTGAATTTTGAGATTTAGGCCAAGTTTGAGTGTGCTATGCTGTGATGCCATGTGGAGTCTGGAAAATTTTCTTAACACTGTGGCTCTTAAAAATAGTATCATTTTGTAGTACCCAAAAAGAGTATGATGAAATAAAACTGCAGATCGAAAAATCATTGCAGTGTGAAACTAAGCCTGATTGTGTTAGCTTGAAAAGCTGGCCCCTGCCTGTTCGTCAGACACTGACCTCAATGGAACTGCTGTGTCCTGGAATGTCCCAGTAAGTAAGCTTGATCAATCATAAATCGGAATGACCAGGTTTGAGGTCATGTGATCTTTTGAACCCTCCGATCTACAAATGTTGTTCGTGTGGTCTTTTGAACCCTCTGATCTACAATTATGCTAAATAGCTTTTATGGTACCATGGTAAAATGGCGCCATTAAACAACTCTATTATGGTTTCTTATAACAAGTCGTCCACTGTTGATAAGATATACACTATGATAAAGGCCTGAAGATTCTCTGGTCTTTCCTTGGATTACATTGCTTTGAGCTAAGTTGTTTGGTTGTGATTGAGTTGCCAATGCTGTAGTTACAGCCGGTTCAGCTGACAGCTAACGGCTCATTCAGGAATGTCTTTTCTTATGATATACCCTAGTCTTTGATTATTTCATTCCACAAGGTTTCCAGTACCCTTGCATAATTTATTTAAATATCCCATTTGCATCCTGTGTGATTGTGGAAATTATGTAGTATAGCTGAGTCATTGATTCTTTTGTTGCTTTTGTCTAGGTGAATGGAAACGTGTGAATGCTGCTCTGCAGCATCTTATCCAATCCATGAAAGCGAGTGAAGCATCAAAGGTCGTGCCAAAGTGCAGTTCATGCCGTAAATCATGCCACAGTATTCCAGAACTTCCTTTGTCTGAATACTTTGTAGCGACAACGTCCAACAACATTTCTAACAAAGATTTTCTGTGGGGTGATGATAGAAGTAACACAACCTTTAATTTGCTGTCACCTTCAAATTCATTTCTTTATGTGGATGGTAATTTAGGTTCGAACACTACCACTAGTGTGTCTCAAAACTCAGAGATAGTTGAGCTCCTTGATAAGAACTTCAGCATATATGGCATAAGTGACACTGAGAGAACTCAGATACTTGCAATTTCTGATCTTATGGTTGAAATCACTGATCAGAGCCGTTCCTCTCCCTACAAAAGCCTTGATGAAGCAGGAAGAAGGTAAGACAACTCTAAAATAATAACTTGTGCAAATTCATTGGTATTGTGTTACTAGAATCTAGAGGAGTAAGTGTTGGAAAGGGAGTGTTGGAAAGGGCTCATGCTACCTTATTTGGTTAAAGTAATTGATAATTTTGTTTCTCTCAAGGTTCTGGGTTGCTGTGCAGTTCCGACAGCTTCATGCTCTTAGGAGATCTGGATATTCATCTAGTAGTGAACGGCTCCATGTGGATTCTGCTTCGATAGCGTGGGCCTTCCAATCTGATTGTCAGGATGATCTACTTAATTCTGTGCTTCCTTTAGAGCCAACCTGGCCAGAGATGCAAAAGCTTGGTATAGGATTATGGCATACCAATGTGTCCCAGCTAAGAACAAGGGTACGTGGTTGCCAACAATCAGATGCTTCAGAACTATGCATTGTTTATATGCTTTTACAGGTGCTAATAAGAGAATGGATACAAAAGGAGTGCTAAACTAGAGCATTGTCTTAGTGTACTAAAAAAGCCCTTAGCCCCTTACTATGCACATCAAATGTGCCATGTTCTCAACCCGTGAAAGGGATCCTATTTTTTTCGTTAATGCAGAATCATGGATCCTTCTTTGACTGCTGGTGTCATACACCAAGTTTTTGTTTGGATGAGGGGAATTTCCTTGCCTCTCGAGAAAAACTGAATCCTAAGGATTCATATTGAATTCCCATCCCCCATATCCTAACAGGCACTATGGGTTTTCCTGCTTGCCTTGGTTGTAGTTAAAAGTTATGTCCCAGTTGTTCTTTTACATTTGAACCCCCATGCTTTTTCTCCTCCAACAAAGCCATTAAATTTGACTTGTCTATGATGTGGTACCTGACCTTCTCAAGTGATGGGCCACTGTTTTGTCATTTTTGTAATGTTTCTAGATTTTAGGAATTAAGTATTGAGGACTGCggtgatcctttttttttctgcccTATCTTTGAACACCATAATGAATGATTTTTACACTTGCAGTTGTCTGGATAATCACATGTGCTGATTGGTATGTCTGAAATTGTAGATGGAAAAGTTAGCAAGGTTGCAATATCTTAAAAGCAAGGACCCCAAGGATTGTGCTCTGCTCTACATAGCATTGAACAGAATAAAAGTGTTGGTTGGTCTCTTCAAGATTAGCAGAGATGAAA
This window encodes:
- the LOC101775296 gene encoding uncharacterized protein LOC101775296 isoform X1, whose protein sequence is MGERDALPPLPLALGPPHLIPPAPTRDPRAIAFLPDLGGLSWVAYAAGSFLVVSHIPSPYRDDTSDGAGDDGCSPFFRQVIDLRAPVSAVAWCGSGSGEVAAAADNSVSIFQPAPAASSPGSFGWLLRWSITETFAITAVAWTSAGDGIVAVGAGVSMWTRAQSSWQLAWRSIPKVPQSLVSTTRFVQGPVATVETVAPAQCSVPVLVFLSDAKRGLEQAELVHPQPVCMIQWRPCSLCFSDRSEVRREILMTCCLDGTVRLWSEDELVKSKKQRGLQISFSVIAVIEANNTLNGVLGVDITVRWSMESGSVVSRDEEGKFELFSGDSRESQVGKCEWLVSVGPGPCVNFWAIHCLDDVFPPRYPRVTSWKQSKLLGSWGESYVKSDPQKYLEQSIFVEAVMSRRLCSGPPTTCSLLHLLPDDSFVWSALSNSLVPDSGTHVSNGSANSFSCCLNKPVKQDGHKGSIRQVSVHPYCCEIELAVSMDSNRMLFFWSLSTFSTLIPTLNAPTYPLWNLLCKFDLRNISEDVQYSCLCWAPSVSHDNRFLVLGGESGADCFIVGIKKEVLSCQRIFTIPFLGERNVEVPPDSIHTIPLASKCSGCFANNSFLVVCIWRKSFQAFSWKVVLHSENQFDSGRCSCGFDESSLSITSQGRHVTCFNNETFSAVVYEASSVFPSSLEGEYPTCISVVPLNNTVLPIQHEPYRAVPGYHIATGCSDGTVKLWKMSCADNPLQTEKESHIWELVGMYGAHRGPVSMVVLSSCGRIVTVCRNLKKNSTSIHIWEAVKLIGDGSFLLEDALILQDYIVGIEGLSLGDGRFLLAVCLPNELCIYSHKHASVQNVLHNDNSKEEHLWSCIALSHSHHDIAGFLWGPKATITLVHENHLSLFSSWLVTGADEYTTQIRACPIYVHDMLPCANNFNETAFGKFKLPENYNSGTIGSNSVLRTDQDDSHCSHSLWNLLDIADKLSGPVASYHPRALVQYLYSGEWKRVNAALQHLIQSMKASEASKVVPKCSSCRKSCHSIPELPLSEYFVATTSNNISNKDFLWGDDRSNTTFNLLSPSNSFLYVDGNLGSNTTTSVSQNSEIVELLDKNFSIYGISDTERTQILAISDLMVEITDQSRSSPYKSLDEAGRRFWVAVQFRQLHALRRSGYSSSSERLHVDSASIAWAFQSDCQDDLLNSVLPLEPTWPEMQKLGIGLWHTNVSQLRTRMEKLARLQYLKSKDPKDCALLYIALNRIKVLVGLFKISRDEKDKRLYEFLSRNFQEERHKAAALKNAYVLMGRHQWELAIAFFLLGDDFSSAVNVCAKNLQDEQLAIVICRLVEGSGGPLERNLISNILLPHAVEKGDNWLSSLLEWILGNYCQSVNRLFGCHPELGIDESKILGGSNVFSDPEVGQYCAILSAKNVFRNCVGEAVSAKLSKFSFAMASCAMNKCGLPLEALECLCTNSGIDDKESINIPAGGDHKIFDGMLNPFSVSKNWLSSSVISDIVSNLKVTMASKYLSRLLRNHLFCSQCNASLSKDKVLNDYTSRQIEELTRDVTAVISIFDRRFSLKFADIAEKILIFCSHDSLLFIAYVLLWGCKSPDVSIDRHSLECCSLRPINYLLLVSFKESCKFLSRHVVYSSFMCFVLNMELTNITGCASKENRKYIMSGLSNYLNASRLLLRFDNGGKNILDNRSAMLTVMDLLEYIIEFSFSWLYCDIKALLIMINPILAASVKGESFQVLLDGLVHSMRHRSHDVPLNTEGGMSSASVHKIQLEKSENSNLSIDEKWNLIGASLWIRLTSVMQLYLREFVEKERLEHETGGSDSEFKGHFSSVAAKFAMDSIHFVSSSLVKVHASFLRKNLPTHSHSSVLFWLESSQQWSDSNGYDQLSRILQLANNENMEVLFSNLWEISVNSVDICNAFVNEGVKCFSLSSINVTRSWKDIRGTGVECKVSSTQRSGEEHKHGLSSNNNDQGQGFTDGASSNGEVFPETKRKESIVQKDFQSPRELLRRSGELLEAICLNSINDKQAAIATNRKGLVFFNWSEKKHCKNFAEYVWSGSDWPLDSWAGCESTPTPTFISSGAGLGRKKGSQPGSGGATIGLGSLAKPGRDLTGGGAFGIPGYAGIGASGFGWGEPEEFEDFVDPPATLGNIHSRALSRHPSLPLFLVGSSNTHVYLWEFGKDSAMATYGVLPAANIPPPYALASISAVQFDYYGQRFATAALDGTVCTWQVEVGGRSNIHPTDSSLCFDIHASDVSYVSASGSVIASAGSNSNGANVVIWDTLSPPGTCQTSIMCHEGGARSLSVFDSDRGCGSISPLVVTGGKSGDVALHDFRFLSTGKSQHNRISMEHGVKAPSTHDTKSGTSGGTTNGMVWHIPKAHLGSVTKVTTIPNTSLFLTGSKDGDVKLWDAKNSQLVFHWPKLHERHTFFQPTSRGFGGVVRAAVTDLQVLSHGFISCGGDGSVKLVQLKDDLATVHQQ